The following nucleotide sequence is from Streptomyces sp. NBC_00224.
GCGGAAGGCGGGCGTGCGTTCACCGTGCGCGCCGACCTCGGCGAGCCCGACGAGGTCACGGAGCTCTTCGAGGTGCTGCAGCGGGAGCTCAGGGAGCGGACCGGTTCCGCCGCCCTGGACATCCTGGTCAACAACGCGGCGTACGGCGGCCAGACCGCGCTGCCCGAGGACGTCACCGTCACGGAGCTCGACAAGTACCTCGCGGTGAACGCGCGGGCGCCGTTCCTGGTCGCCCAGCAGGCGCTTCCGCTGCTCTCCGAGGGCGGACGCATCGTCAACATCTCGTCGGGGATCACCCGGAGCGCCCAGCCCGACATGATCGCCTACGCGATGTCCAAGGGCGTCATCGAGCAGCTCACCCTGCATCTGGCGCGCCACGTCGCCGAACGCGGCATCACCGTCAACAGCGTCGCGCCGGGCCTGACCGACAACGGCAAGCCGATGTTCTCCATCCCGGCTGTCGTGGAACGCCTGGCCGAGCTGTCCGCGTTCAAGCGGGTGGGCCAGGTCCAGGACATCGCCGACGTGGTGGCGTTCGTCGCCTCCGACGAGGCGCGCTGGATCACCGGCAGCTACATCGACGCCAGCGGCGGCACGCTGCTCGGCTGATCCCGGATCCCGACTCCGTACATGTGCCGGGGCCCGCAGCGGTTTCACCGCTGCGGGCCCCGGCATTTTCTTCCGTCCTACGCGGCCGGCTCACCGAACCATCGGGTGAGAGCGGCGCCCAGGTCACCGCCGTCCGGCGCGGTCCACGCGACGTGCCCGTCGGGCCGCACCAGCACCGCGTCCGGCAGCGGCAGCGCGCCCGGCCTGCCGTCGTCCTCGTCCGCCACCCACGTGCCGCGGACGGTGTCGACGCGGCCGGACCAGCCGTCCGCCGTGTACGCGGCCCCCGGACCGGTGATGAGCACGCCGCGTGCGGAGTGCAGCAGCTCGGCGGCGCGCCGAACAGTGCCGTCCACCGTGATCCGCCGGTCCGGCGACAGACGCAGCCCCAGCAAGGGGTGCGCCGCCTCCGCTCCGGCACCCATGTCGTAACGGATGTCCACGCCGGAGACCTGACCGGCCAGCTGCCGTGCGGCCGCCGGGATCTGGGCCAGCTCGCGCAGCACGGCGCGCAGCGGCTCCATCTCCTCACCGCTGAGGTAGATCAGGGAGGCGGCGAGGGTGTCACGCAGCAGTCGCTCTCCCACCGGGTGCCGCTCCGAGTGGTAGCTGTCCAGCAGCGCCTCCGGCGCCCGGCCGCCCGTCACCGCGGCCAGCTTCCAGCCGAGGTTGACCGCGTCCTGGATTCCCGTACTGACGCCCTGGGCCGCCAGCGGAGCGTGGTCGTGGGCGGCGTCACCAGCCAGGAAGACCCGGCCGCTGCGGTACTGCTCGGCCTGGCCCTGGGCGTTGGTCAGGGCGGCCATCCAGGTCGCGCTGCCGTGGTGGATCGAGTCGCCGGTCATGCGCTTCCAGGCGTCCGCGACTTCCTGGAACGTCGGCTCGCTCTCGCCGTGGTGCGGCGGGACATCGGGCTCGTGGACGACGATCCGGGAGACGCCGGGGCCCAGGGTGACCGAAAGGATCATGCCCCCGCCGTCGATGTGCCGGCCGATGGGGTTCATCGGCAGCTCGACACCCACCACGTCCGCGAGGAATATGCCGCGGGTGGCGGGCTGGACGGGGAAGGCGATGCCGGCCAGCTCGCGCACGGTGCTCTTGCCGCCGTCGCAGCCGACCAGGTACGAGGCGGTGTCCTCGCCCCGGCCGTCCGGCCCCTCGAACACGACGGTGACCGACTCGTCGTCCTGCCGCAGGTCGAGGACCTGGCAGCCGCGCCTCACGGTCACGCCCAGCTCCTCGACCCACTTGCCGAGGGCCTCCTCCGTGTGGGACTGGGCCAGCCCCATCACGCCGTAGTGGCGGTCCGGCACCTGGTCGAAGTCGACGCGCACGCCGCCGAAGTGGCCCTGCTTGCCCCAGCGGAACTCACCGAGCTTTTCCAGCAGACCGCGCTGGTCGAGGACTTCGGCGGTACGCCGGGTGAATCCAAGCCCGCGGGACTCGCCACTGGGCGCCGCCAATTTGTCATAAACAATGACGTCCGCGCCGCCGAGCTTGAGCTCCCCGGCAAGCATCAGCCCGACCGGTCCCGCGCCGACAACAATCACATCTCGGCCCATGGTTGTACTCCTTGCGGATGGGGCGAATAGAAGACGTCCAGTGAATCCTGCAGTGCACCCAGGAATCAATGATTTCGCACCACTTGCCCAAACATCGATGCGGGCGACGTTTGTCAATGCCGCAAAATCGCATACCGCACCCACATATTTGCGTACGCAAGCATCAAGAGTATTGCTGGGCCGCAATGTCGGATTTGTTCTCCGTTGGTAAAGCGTTCGACTCCGGATTGTCCGCCGTTGAACGGGTGTACATACTGTTTTCAACACTGCTATGAAGCCCGGTTGGGCGAGTGTGGCGATCCAGGAAAGGCAAGGAGGTATCGGCAAAGGGAGACCGACCAAGCCGGACCCCTTGCGGAGTAATTGCGACAGAGCGCTCCAAGGGGGCGCATGGAGACGATCCGCCGATTCCCGCGAATTCGGCACCGCTGACCGCCCCGCACGGTCGGTGCCTTCTATTGACAGGCCGTTCATCGTTCAAGAGCTTTGAGAAGTATGGCGGGTACGGTCAGGGGTGTACATCGATGTGACTACAGATCTTGGACAGATACGTCAGCGCTACGACAGCAGGAACTGCGAGAGGCGTAGGAGATCTTGGTACCGCCACATATGGAGTCCATTCGCGTACTCTCGGTAACCATCTTCTCTCGGTGTCAATCCGAGTGAGGGCGGGGCTGGTCTGCGTGGGGCGGTATCAGGCTGCGGTTCAGATTCCGGAGCGGCCCGGGAGTGGTTTATGAGCAGGTGAGGGTTCCCGCGGAGTCGCGCTGGCCGCAGGTGAGTGTCTTGGTGAGGGTGGCGGTGCTGATGGGCAGACCTGCGGCGGTGCGGTCGATGCCGATGAGGGTGACCACCACGTGCTCGCCGGGGGTGAGGTGTCCGGCGGCGATGGTTTCCGTGACCGTGATGGCCTGGGTGCCGTCCTTGAGGGGAACAGTCGTCTCCCCGATACCGGCCTCAAGGCCCGGGGCCTCCGACTCTCCGATCACCGTGGTGGTTGCTCCCACGAACGCGCCTTCGTTGCGGGTGTTCGCCAGGACGTTGAGCTGGATGGGGCCGTTGAGCATGTTGCGCAGGGTGAGGACTCTGGTCAGGTCGAGAAGAGTAGGTGCCGCGTGAGCGGTGGGGACGACGACGAAGGTGCTGGTCACGGCCAGGGCAGTGGCGCCGAGCAGCACCCCTGCCCGCGAGCTGTGGGTGAGGGAAGAGCGAAGGGGCATGGGGTGTCTGCCTTTCGGTCTACGGGTGCGCCTCGGCGGGGAGGTGCCGGAGCGGCACTCAGTGGGGGAGTCCGCGGTGTTGGTCACCGGTACTGCAGGATTTCCACATCGGCCCCTGCTGGACGGGCGTTCACGAGGGAACGTAGGTGAAGTCCGCCGACGCGGTCAGTGTCCGGCCGGCCGCCGTGGCGATCTGGACGGCCTCGGCCTTCTGCCAGGCGGGCATCGTGAAGGTGACGGTCGAGTCGTCGACCGCCTTCACGTCGTTCCCCTGGAGTCCGCTGAACCCGGTGGCGGTACGGGTGCCGACGAGCACGGTCGTCGTGCTGGACAGCCCGGCGCCGGTGAGGGTGACCGTATAGCCGCCCTTCGTGGAGCCGGTGGCGGGCGACACCTTGGTGATCGTCGCAGGAAGCCGGGTGAGGGCGACTGTGGACTTGACGAACTTCGCGGTCACGAAGTGGTCGCCGTCCATCGTGACCGTGAAGGCCGCAGGCCGCGTGGACTGGATCTTGCCGTCGACGGCCCAGTAGTCGAGCTTGTAGCCCGCTTTGGCGTAGGCGGTGAGGGTGACCTGGTCGCCCTTGTCGAACAGGCCGGTCGCCGCGGGCGTCACCGTACCGCCGTCGGTGTTGCTCGACGCCCCGGTCAGCGAATAGCGGGCCGGGACCGCACTCGTCGACGAGGCGCGGTAGCCGGCGAGGACGGGACCGGTGAGGTTCATGACGCGTACGCAGTCGGCCGGTCCCGGCTTGCCGAGCGGAACACCGCGCGGCTTGCCGTCGTACGTCTGCAGTGGGTTGGAGAACCACAGCTTGGTCTCGCACTCGTCCTCGTCGTCGCAGGCCATCGTGTAGCCCATGATGTCCGTCCACGTGCGGTCGGTGGGAAGGAAGCCGTGGTTGTCCGGGTAGTACGGGTTGTAGTTGCCTGCCTGGTACCCCTCTTCGCCCGGTTCGATGGGGTCGGTGTGGTAATCGTGGTTCAGGCCGAAGTTGTGGCCGATCTCGTGCGCCAGGTGATACGTGCCGAGGGTGTCGGACTGCTGTGCGCCGAAGGCCTGGCCCTCCGTGCTGTACGACGGTCCGGTGGCGGGCTTGGGGATGGGCAACGTCGGTGTGTTGGCGATGCCCGCGGTGTAGGTGGTGCCGGCGGCGGGAGTGAACTGGGTCAGCACGTGCAGCAGGTCAGCGCCCTTGTCCTCGCGCATCTTGCGGGCACCGACCCCGAAATCACTGGAGTACAGGGCGTCTTTCGGGTCCGACAGGGCGCTCAGCATGCCCTCCAGATCCTTGTCGTCGCCGTCCCACTCCTGGGTGGCGAAGGTCCCGACCAGGTTGAGCCGGGCGCTCACCGTACTGTCGGCATATGCCTTGTTCGCCCCTTCCACGGACGCCTTCACCTTCAGGTCCAGCGCCGCGGCACCACCCGTGGTGTGACGAACCGTCGCCGGTGTGTAGCCGATGAGCAGATCGATGACGGGTGCTGCGACGGCCGCGCGGGGAAGCGGCTTGAGCCGCGGTGCCGCGGGGCCGACCGGGGGTGCGATCCGCCGGATGTCGTCCTTGAGGGAAGCCTGCCGGTGTGACGGGAGCCGGCGCACGGTGGAGACACCGGGCTGGTCGGCGTCGATGGTGTACTCCGCAGTGCCCAGATGCACCTCCCCGGCCACCCGGGGAACCCCGCTCCCGCAGGCGTTGTCGGCGGCGAGGATCACCGGCAGGTCGGGGTGGCCGACGACGTGCCCGGCCCACAGCAGGGTGCCCTGCCGGTCCCGAGAAACCTTCGCGGCGACCGCCTCCACCTGGGTGCCTGCGGCGAGACGGAGGGTGCGGCGGTCGGGCTGTGCCCCCTGCCGGGCGCCGCACAGTGCGCGGAAGGCACCCTGCGGCCATTGAATCTGGTCCGCGCCGGCCTGTCCGGGCGGTGCCGTGGCGCCCTCGTCCGCCGGGACGGTCGCCGCCACGGCGGCCGGCAGGGCGGTGGAGGTGAGCGCGGCGGCGAGGAGCGCGGCGCCGAACAGATGCCAGGGACGGGGCACGGAAGGTCTCCTCATGGAAAGCGTCAGTGATCAACGCCCCCACATTCAGATACGGCGGCCATCGCGGCACGGCGGCAGCGGCGGACGGGTGGCGCCCAGATGGAGCAGCCTTCCCGGGCCACAATGCCGCGGGTTGCCCTGCCGCTACCCCACCACCGGCCTGGGGCAGGAGGTCACCCGTGGGCTCCCGCCAGCGTCAAGCCCGCCTCCGACGCCCGAACAGCAGACGGCGGTGAACGTGACACGGTCCGGGGGCATCTGCTCCAGGCCGACGGCGCCTGCACACCCAGCGCACCCACCCCGAAATCAACACCCCGCTCCACCCCGCGGGGGCGGGTCAGTCTGGAGTGGTGCCGGTGAGGACTGCGAGAATGGCGAGTCGGGTGCGGTTGTCTCGGCCTGTTTTCGTCATCAGGGTTGCCACGTGCGTCTTGACCGTGGTGGCTTCGTGCACTTCAAGCGACAGCATTTATCCACCGGTTCGGGAGACAGCTGGCGGCCGGCCGTGACCGGAATGTTCGCGGGAAATGACGTCACTGCGTGGGCGGCCCGCCGCCTATGAGCAAGCGACGCTGTATGGGACACCCGGCGAAGCGGGAGGTAACCCACACGGGGTACCGAGATCCTTCTTTCGTCTCTTGTTTCGGCAGTTGCGGCACATGCTCGGCAGAGCTGAGGACATGCTTGGGCGAATAGCTCTTACTACCCGGAATGGGGCCTCATGCGACTCTGCCGCTCTGTCGGCGCCGCCCTCGGCGCGCTTGCTCTGGTACTGACCCTGCCGACCTCCGCCAACGCCGCCACCGGCGACTTCTCCTACAAGTTCGTGGGCCTGGACGGCACCACGCAGTCGGCCACCCTCCACGACCCGGAAAGCCCCGCCTGCATCACGCTCCCCGAGGTCGCCGACCCGGACTCCTCCGAGCCCGCGTTCGCCCCGCACAACGACACCGACACCTGGGCGATGGTCTTCACCGAGGAGGACTGCACCGGCGACTCCTGGACCCTGAAGCCCCACGGCAAGCCCGCCACGGAAAGCCTCAAGCTGCGCTCGGTGTACCTCAGCGACCGGCACTGATCCACCCTTTGCCCCGATGCAGGCCCAGGTGCCTGCATCGGGGCATCCGCATGCATCGGGGGCAACAAGAGCCTTGGCGTCCCCGACGCTCGCTGCTGAGGTTCCGACAGCGTCGGAGCCTCAAGCTTCCCGGCCAAGCCAACTACGAAGGGCGGCGGCCCTGCGGAGCGGAACCGTGGGTGTCAGCCTTGCGCGGCGCGTCCAGATCCGCCCGGAGCAGGGCGGAGTACGCGCGGATCGCGGGCGCGATCACGATCGTCAACGTGCCCGCGGCAGTGTCCCCGGTCCGCCGCCCATCCTGTGTCAAGGAGGTTCTTCGGTACTGGTTGTTGCCGCGCCATGTCTGGGGGTCTCGCAGGCGCTCTACAAGGCCCTGTACAACCTGCACGTCGCGCACCGGCGTGGCCACGATCAGCAGGAGCCGCTGGCCCGGCTTGTCTCCATGGATCCCGTGCGGGTCAGGCTCCCGGACAGGGAGGAGGGCCGTCGGCTCTGGGCCGCCCTCCGTGCCGTGCGTGGCGCCTGATCCCCGCCCACCGGTCGGCCGTGAGTGCGACGTTGTCTAGGGCTCCGGTTGAGGATGCGCGCTACCCGCGACCGCAGACGTTCGAGCGCCGTATCGACAAGATCAGGGCTGGGCGGGGGACTGGCCACCCGCTGCGGCAAGGCACCTGAAGACGGCCTTGCCGGACTGGACTTACGTGGAGCGGTCCGCTGGATCCGCAGCCTCCGCCCCGCCTGGGCCGTGCGGCGGGAGGCCGAGGCTGCGTCGCATCTCGCTGAGCTGGTCCCAGAGCCCCACGATCTGCGGGTGAACCTGCCCGAGGGACTCGCCCTCCTGATGCGGCGGGATTCCGCCGTCGAGGCGCTTGAGGACTCCGTACATCCGGTTGAGCCTTCGGTGGACAGTGTCGGCAGCGGCGAGCACGTCGTCCGGGATCTGCATCTGCGCCTCGGAGTAGCGTGCCCGGTGCTCGCGCCGCGCGTCGTCCAGACGCGACCGGAGGCCGTCGGTGACGTGGCCGGCCCGCAGTGCGTACCAGAAGGTGTTCAGCTCGGAGTGGTACTCCAGGGAAGCGGTGTTCAGTATGACGCAGCAGGCCCGGACAGCCTCCGCCGTCGCACGCTTCGTCTCGAACTGCCGCTCCGCAGCACGCTGCCGCGCAGAGTGGTCCCACTCCTTGGACTTGGCCTTCTCGGCGAGCCGCTGCGTCATGAGCCCTGAGGCGAGCGTGCCGGCGATACCCAGGAACGCGATCACCAGTGCAACCACCGCACTGCTCATCTGGAACCTCTCTTTCCCGCTCCGGGCAAGCAGTCTCCACCCCGCTTCGTGATCTCGGCCAACGGCAGACCTTAATCGTCTGCCGGTTGACGGCTGGCCAGGCGGCGGGCGAGGTTCTGGGCCAGGTTTTCCGCCTGCCAGGCCCACTCGGGGCTGTCGCTGTGTTCGGCGTAGTGGCGCAGCACGTCGACGATG
It contains:
- a CDS encoding SDR family oxidoreductase is translated as MGRLTDKTALVTGASRGIGRGIARRLAGDGALVAVHYSTGETEAKETVELISAEGGRAFTVRADLGEPDEVTELFEVLQRELRERTGSAALDILVNNAAYGGQTALPEDVTVTELDKYLAVNARAPFLVAQQALPLLSEGGRIVNISSGITRSAQPDMIAYAMSKGVIEQLTLHLARHVAERGITVNSVAPGLTDNGKPMFSIPAVVERLAELSAFKRVGQVQDIADVVAFVASDEARWITGSYIDASGGTLLG
- a CDS encoding FAD-dependent monooxygenase; translated protein: MGRDVIVVGAGPVGLMLAGELKLGGADVIVYDKLAAPSGESRGLGFTRRTAEVLDQRGLLEKLGEFRWGKQGHFGGVRVDFDQVPDRHYGVMGLAQSHTEEALGKWVEELGVTVRRGCQVLDLRQDDESVTVVFEGPDGRGEDTASYLVGCDGGKSTVRELAGIAFPVQPATRGIFLADVVGVELPMNPIGRHIDGGGMILSVTLGPGVSRIVVHEPDVPPHHGESEPTFQEVADAWKRMTGDSIHHGSATWMAALTNAQGQAEQYRSGRVFLAGDAAHDHAPLAAQGVSTGIQDAVNLGWKLAAVTGGRAPEALLDSYHSERHPVGERLLRDTLAASLIYLSGEEMEPLRAVLRELAQIPAAARQLAGQVSGVDIRYDMGAGAEAAHPLLGLRLSPDRRITVDGTVRRAAELLHSARGVLITGPGAAYTADGWSGRVDTVRGTWVADEDDGRPGALPLPDAVLVRPDGHVAWTAPDGGDLGAALTRWFGEPAA
- a CDS encoding zinc-dependent metalloprotease family protein, whose translation is MPRPWHLFGAALLAAALTSTALPAAVAATVPADEGATAPPGQAGADQIQWPQGAFRALCGARQGAQPDRRTLRLAAGTQVEAVAAKVSRDRQGTLLWAGHVVGHPDLPVILAADNACGSGVPRVAGEVHLGTAEYTIDADQPGVSTVRRLPSHRQASLKDDIRRIAPPVGPAAPRLKPLPRAAVAAPVIDLLIGYTPATVRHTTGGAAALDLKVKASVEGANKAYADSTVSARLNLVGTFATQEWDGDDKDLEGMLSALSDPKDALYSSDFGVGARKMREDKGADLLHVLTQFTPAAGTTYTAGIANTPTLPIPKPATGPSYSTEGQAFGAQQSDTLGTYHLAHEIGHNFGLNHDYHTDPIEPGEEGYQAGNYNPYYPDNHGFLPTDRTWTDIMGYTMACDDEDECETKLWFSNPLQTYDGKPRGVPLGKPGPADCVRVMNLTGPVLAGYRASSTSAVPARYSLTGASSNTDGGTVTPAATGLFDKGDQVTLTAYAKAGYKLDYWAVDGKIQSTRPAAFTVTMDGDHFVTAKFVKSTVALTRLPATITKVSPATGSTKGGYTVTLTGAGLSSTTTVLVGTRTATGFSGLQGNDVKAVDDSTVTFTMPAWQKAEAVQIATAAGRTLTASADFTYVPS